A stretch of the Desulfovibrio sp. X2 genome encodes the following:
- the tsaA gene encoding tRNA (N6-threonylcarbamoyladenosine(37)-N6)-methyltransferase TrmO, protein MREAVFSPVAVARTPYSDRKDCPKQATENAADAEIVVDPAFARAAADLAPGMEVWLLTWLDRADTSCQAVHPRGDPKNPLTGVFATRSPDRPTPIGMHRCRILGVDLASEAPRLTVSGLEVLDETPVLDIKPVTRGDERPVTSLEEEIVRVGRLGWEKGLFSGREGNISALLPDGGLLVTASGVCKGRLAPGQICRVDSTGTARPGERPTSELPAHLAIYREQPQARAIVHTHPPHLLALEQRLPETRELLDLTLYESAVVRECFTTVPALPPGGAKLGEVVGRTARNKRALLLRRHGLICWAESLEEALCLSEEVENLARIRLLRGDSET, encoded by the coding sequence ATGCGCGAGGCGGTGTTTTCCCCCGTGGCCGTGGCCCGCACCCCCTACTCCGACCGCAAGGACTGCCCCAAGCAGGCCACGGAGAACGCGGCCGACGCCGAGATCGTCGTGGACCCCGCCTTCGCCCGGGCCGCTGCCGACCTCGCGCCGGGCATGGAGGTCTGGCTGCTGACCTGGCTCGACCGCGCCGACACCTCCTGCCAGGCCGTGCATCCGCGCGGCGACCCGAAGAACCCGCTGACAGGCGTCTTCGCCACCCGCTCCCCGGACCGTCCCACGCCCATCGGCATGCACCGCTGCCGCATCCTGGGCGTGGACCTCGCGAGCGAGGCCCCGCGCCTCACCGTCTCCGGCCTCGAGGTCCTGGACGAAACGCCCGTCCTGGACATCAAGCCCGTGACCCGCGGCGACGAGCGGCCCGTGACCTCACTCGAGGAAGAGATCGTCCGCGTCGGCCGCCTGGGCTGGGAAAAGGGCCTCTTCTCCGGCCGCGAGGGCAACATCTCGGCCCTCCTGCCTGACGGTGGCCTCCTGGTCACGGCCTCCGGCGTGTGCAAGGGCCGCCTCGCGCCCGGGCAGATCTGCCGCGTGGACTCCACCGGCACGGCCAGGCCCGGCGAGCGGCCGACCTCCGAGCTGCCCGCGCACCTGGCCATCTACCGCGAGCAGCCGCAGGCCCGGGCCATCGTGCACACCCACCCGCCCCATCTCCTGGCCCTGGAGCAGCGCCTGCCCGAGACCCGCGAACTCCTCGACCTCACCCTCTACGAGTCCGCCGTGGTGCGCGAGTGCTTCACCACCGTCCCGGCCCTGCCGCCGGGAGGCGCGAAGCTCGGCGAGGTCGTGGGACGCACGGCCCGCAACAAACGGGCCTTGCTCCTGCGCCGCCACGGGCTTATATGCTGGGCTGAAAGCCTGGAGGAGGCGCTGTGCCTCTCCGAGGAAGTGGAGAATCTGGCGCGCATACGATTGCTCAGAGGCGACAGCGAGACATGA
- a CDS encoding GDSL-type esterase/lipase family protein, translating to MHVFFFGDSLTLGFGDEEVLGWPGRLCAATRNGPALSLTPYNLGVRRACAASIRARLKDEIERRLVPGDPALVVLSFGVAEVWHGLPMEQSLADARALLEEACAAWPTLCVGPLPVAPKDRERAAQASGSIARLSQALHGLCDTLHIPYLEVYQALSADADYIRDVRAADGLHPTAAGYATIAGLVGQWPAWRDALHKGLHTKP from the coding sequence ATGCACGTCTTCTTCTTCGGCGATTCCCTGACCCTCGGCTTCGGCGACGAGGAGGTCCTGGGCTGGCCCGGGCGCCTCTGCGCCGCCACCAGGAACGGACCGGCCCTCTCCCTCACGCCCTACAACCTCGGCGTGCGCCGCGCCTGTGCGGCCTCCATCCGCGCGCGCCTGAAGGACGAGATCGAGCGTCGCCTCGTGCCCGGCGACCCGGCCCTCGTGGTCCTCTCCTTCGGCGTGGCCGAGGTCTGGCACGGCCTGCCCATGGAGCAGTCCCTGGCCGACGCCCGGGCCCTGCTCGAGGAGGCCTGTGCGGCCTGGCCCACGCTGTGCGTCGGCCCTCTGCCCGTGGCCCCGAAGGACCGTGAGCGCGCCGCACAGGCGTCCGGAAGCATCGCCCGGCTCTCCCAGGCCCTGCACGGGCTCTGCGACACGCTTCACATTCCCTACCTGGAAGTGTATCAGGCGCTGTCCGCGGACGCGGACTACATACGCGACGTGCGCGCCGCGGACGGGCTGCACCCCACGGCAGCGGGATACGCCACGATAGCCGGACTCGTGGGACAGTGGCCCGCCTGGCGCGACGCGCTCCACAAAGGACTGCACACCAAGCCATGA
- a CDS encoding tetratricopeptide repeat protein, whose protein sequence is MAEDLQSLKKGVKTIREHVARAKAYVGRMDVPRTLEALCDALSLLVATPVIMGREKFEITILIDEVLRTLAAMPQMQGLLPKGIALGKGQEKQLLARLSSLRDKIRLAIEKAEYEKVYAYKQAIDKAILCAQQLAKEGQMDQARLAFRKTADRFAGEPGILQDIGGRLVRCGMFQEAVEYLEEAIKGDPKDPRPYNHLLTALENLGETERALEMTKTALRNFGPSERTYTIMARLHCALKQWDEAFDMANAALDLSPYASEAEAILDEVRPRIFGRDADGKIKDKKTYTFNL, encoded by the coding sequence ATGGCCGAGGATCTGCAGAGCCTGAAGAAGGGCGTGAAGACCATCCGGGAGCATGTGGCGCGGGCCAAGGCCTACGTCGGCCGCATGGACGTGCCGAGGACGCTTGAGGCCTTGTGCGACGCACTCTCGCTGCTCGTGGCCACGCCCGTGATCATGGGGCGCGAGAAGTTCGAGATCACCATCCTCATCGACGAGGTGCTGCGTACCCTCGCGGCCATGCCGCAGATGCAGGGGCTCCTGCCCAAGGGCATCGCGCTGGGCAAGGGGCAGGAGAAGCAGCTCCTGGCCCGCCTCTCGTCCCTGCGCGACAAGATCAGGCTGGCCATCGAGAAGGCCGAGTACGAGAAGGTCTACGCCTACAAGCAGGCCATCGACAAGGCCATCCTCTGCGCGCAGCAGCTGGCCAAGGAAGGGCAGATGGACCAGGCCCGCCTGGCCTTCCGCAAGACGGCCGACCGCTTCGCGGGCGAGCCGGGCATCCTGCAGGACATCGGCGGCCGCCTCGTGCGCTGCGGCATGTTCCAGGAGGCCGTGGAATATTTGGAAGAGGCCATCAAGGGCGATCCCAAGGACCCGCGACCCTACAACCACCTGCTCACGGCGCTCGAGAACCTGGGCGAGACCGAGCGCGCGCTGGAAATGACCAAGACGGCGCTGCGCAACTTCGGTCCGAGCGAGCGCACCTACACCATCATGGCCCGGCTGCACTGCGCGCTGAAGCAGTGGGACGAGGCCTTCGACATGGCCAACGCGGCCCTGGACCTCTCGCCCTACGCCAGCGAGGCCGAGGCGATCCTGGACGAGGTCAGGCCGCGCATCTTCGGCCGCGACGCCGACGGCAAGATCAAGGACAAGAAGACCTACACCTTCAATCTCTAG
- a CDS encoding AzlC family ABC transporter permease: MDTPSFTANGLRRGFIAALPLGLGVFVYGIVFGVLSRQAGLSGAQSLSMSAFVYAGASQLLALDLWGPHMSVAAVVLTTFVVNLRHVLMGAAVAPWYRSFGPGKAYGSVFLMADENWALAMSAYARGERDGAYMVGGGLCVWLAWFAATGLGRVLTGGLADPAALGLDFAFTAVFLALLTGFWRGKADLLPWGAAAAVALVVWALVPGKWYILAGGLAGALAGSRVPPRDAEASGATAGETAGGAAESGMGGAA; the protein is encoded by the coding sequence ATGGATACGCCCTCCTTCACCGCGAACGGCCTGCGCCGGGGCTTCATCGCCGCCCTGCCGCTCGGCCTCGGGGTCTTCGTCTACGGCATCGTCTTCGGCGTGCTCTCGCGCCAGGCCGGGCTCTCCGGCGCGCAGTCCCTGTCCATGAGCGCCTTCGTCTACGCCGGGGCCTCGCAGCTCCTGGCCCTGGACCTCTGGGGACCGCACATGAGCGTGGCCGCCGTGGTCCTGACCACCTTCGTGGTCAACCTGCGCCACGTGCTCATGGGCGCGGCCGTGGCCCCGTGGTACCGGAGCTTCGGCCCGGGCAAGGCCTACGGCTCGGTCTTCCTCATGGCGGACGAGAACTGGGCCCTGGCCATGTCCGCCTATGCGCGCGGCGAGCGCGACGGCGCCTACATGGTCGGCGGCGGCTTGTGCGTCTGGCTGGCCTGGTTCGCGGCCACCGGGCTCGGCAGGGTGCTGACCGGCGGGCTGGCCGACCCGGCCGCCCTGGGGCTCGACTTCGCCTTCACCGCGGTCTTCCTGGCCCTGCTCACCGGATTCTGGCGCGGCAAGGCGGACCTTCTGCCCTGGGGGGCCGCGGCCGCGGTCGCGCTCGTCGTCTGGGCCCTGGTGCCGGGCAAGTGGTACATCCTGGCCGGCGGCCTGGCCGGAGCCCTCGCGGGCAGCCGCGTGCCGCCCAGGGACGCCGAGGCGTCCGGAGCGACAGCCGGGGAGACTGCCGGGGGCGCGGCCGAGAGCGGCATGGGAGGCGCGGCATGA
- a CDS encoding LysE family translocator, producing MSPLTVYLEALAVGLCIAVPVGPVGLLCIQRSLTEKRGTGLVCGLGGAVADAFFAAVAAFGLTFVSAFLTGHQGWLRLAGGLFLLVVAWRMLRGHDPVALGAGESLRLAGTFLQTLFMGLTNPAVILAFAGIFAALGLGASGQGHGHALAATLGVFTGSFSWWVGIFFGGERLRAHLSTYLTRVRVAASVAIGCFGVAALVSAALKL from the coding sequence ATGAGCCCCCTGACCGTCTACCTGGAGGCCCTGGCCGTGGGCCTGTGCATCGCCGTCCCGGTGGGGCCGGTGGGGCTGCTGTGCATCCAGCGCTCGCTCACCGAGAAGCGCGGCACCGGCCTGGTCTGCGGCCTGGGCGGGGCCGTGGCCGACGCCTTCTTCGCCGCCGTGGCCGCCTTCGGACTGACTTTCGTCTCCGCCTTCCTGACCGGGCACCAGGGCTGGCTGCGCCTGGCGGGCGGGCTCTTCCTGCTCGTCGTGGCCTGGCGCATGCTGCGCGGCCACGACCCCGTGGCCCTGGGCGCGGGCGAGTCGCTGCGCCTGGCGGGCACCTTCCTGCAGACGCTCTTCATGGGGCTCACCAACCCGGCCGTGATCCTGGCCTTCGCAGGCATCTTCGCCGCCCTGGGCCTGGGCGCCTCGGGCCAGGGGCACGGCCACGCCCTGGCCGCCACCCTGGGCGTCTTCACCGGCTCCTTCTCCTGGTGGGTGGGCATCTTTTTCGGCGGGGAGCGCCTGCGCGCGCACCTCTCCACCTACCTCACGCGGGTGCGCGTGGCCGCCTCCGTGGCCATCGGCTGCTTCGGCGTCGCGGCCCTCGTCTCCGCGGCCCTCAAACTCTGA
- a CDS encoding DUF2064 domain-containing protein: MKGNRLIVFVKEPRPGRVKTRLIARLGAERAAEFYRAMAGDALDAACGAVTALCRGTGDKEWAGLALAYDPPGAEAAIRAWLGRQLSDWLGPSGRAGSGPDGAPGHDYWLQPGGDLGRRMAATFVRAFSSAGRGKDRGPLLAATNPKVERAVLMGSDLPLVASRDIVRAFELLAPGPDGHDAVLGPCPDGGFWCVGFRAAAFRLDVFDGVPWSTADTAGAALARLKALGMRTALAPETLDVDTVEDVAKLRRALFESPEQPDGRTGEQTEGRALETRAPRTARMLAGMPDDSGSLAAPRD; this comes from the coding sequence ATGAAGGGAAACAGGCTGATCGTCTTCGTCAAGGAGCCGCGTCCCGGACGCGTCAAGACGCGCCTCATCGCCCGGCTCGGTGCGGAGCGCGCGGCAGAATTCTACCGCGCCATGGCAGGCGACGCGCTGGACGCCGCCTGCGGGGCCGTGACGGCCCTTTGCCGAGGAACGGGGGACAAGGAGTGGGCGGGCCTGGCCCTGGCCTATGACCCGCCCGGCGCGGAGGCGGCGATACGGGCCTGGCTCGGAAGGCAGCTCTCCGACTGGCTCGGGCCGAGCGGCCGCGCGGGTTCCGGACCGGACGGCGCGCCCGGCCACGACTACTGGCTGCAGCCCGGCGGCGACCTCGGGCGCCGCATGGCCGCGACCTTCGTCCGGGCCTTCTCGTCCGCGGGACGGGGCAAGGACCGCGGCCCGCTCCTGGCGGCGACGAATCCGAAGGTTGAGCGCGCCGTGCTCATGGGCAGCGACCTGCCGCTCGTCGCGTCCCGGGACATCGTGCGGGCCTTCGAGCTGCTCGCGCCGGGCCCGGACGGCCACGACGCCGTGCTCGGGCCGTGTCCGGACGGAGGCTTCTGGTGCGTGGGGTTCAGGGCCGCGGCCTTCAGGCTCGACGTCTTCGACGGCGTCCCCTGGAGCACGGCCGACACGGCGGGTGCGGCCCTGGCCCGGCTGAAAGCCCTGGGAATGCGCACCGCGCTCGCGCCCGAGACCCTGGACGTGGACACGGTCGAGGACGTGGCGAAGCTTCGCCGCGCCCTTTTCGAGTCTCCGGAGCAGCCGGACGGTCGGACGGGAGAACAGACGGAAGGACGTGCGCTCGAGACCCGCGCTCCGCGCACGGCCCGCATGCTCGCGGGGATGCCGGACGACTCCGGGTCCTTGGCGGCGCCTAGAGATTGA
- a CDS encoding AzlD family protein, which yields MSLLDLLGSDALSPDARTWLAIAGMAVATYITRAAGLLLSSRMRLGPRGEAFLKALPGSILTAIVAPAVLAQGPAEAAASLVTVGVAARWRNLPLAMFVGVAAVFVLRRFFR from the coding sequence ATGAGCCTCCTCGATCTCCTCGGCTCCGACGCCCTCTCCCCGGACGCCCGCACCTGGCTGGCCATCGCGGGCATGGCCGTGGCCACCTACATCACGCGCGCCGCCGGCCTGCTGCTCTCCAGCCGCATGCGCCTCGGCCCGCGCGGCGAGGCCTTCCTCAAGGCCCTGCCCGGCTCCATCCTCACGGCGATCGTCGCGCCCGCGGTCCTGGCCCAGGGACCGGCCGAGGCCGCCGCCTCCCTGGTCACCGTGGGCGTGGCCGCCAGGTGGCGCAACCTCCCCCTGGCCATGTTCGTGGGCGTGGCCGCGGTCTTCGTCCTGCGCCGTTTCTTCCGCTGA
- a CDS encoding MBL fold metallo-hydrolase — translation MRVLFAGVGEAVDERLPNTSIFCRSGERGLLLDCGFTAAHSLLAPAPDACLSLAGVFISHFHGDHWFGLPALLLRMRLAGRAEPLPVVGLPGIADRLAALLPLAYSSLPAGLPFALEPVEARPGEDVRVGPFGLSFAPAGHPAPALAVRVSAPDGASCFYSGDGRPTPESLALAERASVAVHEAFCFEGEMEGHASVAAACALAREAGVGALACVHVRREERHAKAAAIRAALAAFTRESSIPALLPEPGDSLEALP, via the coding sequence ATGCGCGTCCTCTTCGCGGGCGTGGGCGAGGCCGTGGACGAGCGGCTGCCGAACACCTCCATCTTCTGCCGGAGCGGGGAGCGCGGGCTGCTCCTGGACTGCGGCTTCACCGCGGCCCATTCCCTCCTGGCGCCGGCGCCGGACGCCTGCCTGAGCCTCGCCGGGGTCTTCATCTCGCATTTCCACGGCGACCACTGGTTCGGCCTGCCCGCGCTGCTTCTGCGCATGCGCCTGGCCGGGCGCGCCGAGCCGCTCCCGGTGGTCGGCCTGCCCGGCATCGCGGACAGGCTCGCCGCGCTCCTGCCCCTGGCCTACTCCTCCCTGCCAGCCGGGCTCCCCTTCGCGCTCGAGCCAGTCGAGGCGCGGCCGGGCGAGGACGTCCGCGTCGGCCCCTTCGGCCTCTCCTTCGCCCCGGCGGGCCATCCCGCCCCGGCGCTCGCCGTGCGCGTATCGGCTCCGGACGGCGCGAGCTGCTTCTACAGCGGCGACGGCCGCCCCACGCCCGAGAGCCTGGCCCTTGCGGAACGCGCCTCGGTGGCGGTGCACGAGGCCTTCTGCTTCGAGGGCGAGATGGAGGGCCACGCCTCGGTGGCCGCGGCCTGCGCCCTGGCCCGCGAGGCCGGGGTGGGGGCCCTGGCCTGCGTGCACGTGCGGCGCGAGGAGCGCCACGCGAAGGCCGCGGCCATCCGCGCCGCCCTTGCCGCCTTCACGCGCGAGAGTTCCATCCCCGCCCTGCTGCCCGAGCCGGGCGACAGCCTGGAGGCCCTGCCGTGA
- a CDS encoding TIGR04283 family arsenosugar biosynthesis glycosyltransferase, protein MNDVPGICHAPGRSESPKPRFSVVVPALFEAASICRTLDAVRAAALRAGVRVEVVVADGDPEGSTLAALAQCGADGEARGDGGFTLRGLGAPRGRALQMNAGASAACGEILVFLHADTLLPEEAFSAVEEALARGARAGAFALDIDSKRPSLRLVAAVATLRGRLFGLPYGDQACFLRREDFARLGGFAELPLMEDVEFARRLSRAGMRPRILPCAVLTSARRWERQGALWCTLRNWLLVALYSLGVPPARLARFYGAMGGNTGEKRS, encoded by the coding sequence ATGAATGACGTCCCCGGAATATGCCACGCCCCTGGCCGCTCGGAAAGTCCAAAGCCGCGCTTCAGCGTGGTCGTGCCCGCGCTCTTCGAGGCCGCGTCCATCTGCCGCACGCTGGACGCGGTGCGTGCGGCGGCGCTGCGGGCCGGGGTGCGGGTCGAGGTGGTCGTGGCGGACGGCGATCCCGAAGGCTCGACCCTGGCGGCGCTCGCACAGTGCGGAGCGGACGGCGAGGCCCGGGGCGACGGGGGCTTCACGCTGCGCGGCCTGGGCGCGCCGCGCGGCCGGGCGCTGCAGATGAACGCGGGCGCGTCCGCCGCCTGCGGCGAGATCCTGGTATTTCTGCACGCGGACACGCTTCTGCCCGAAGAGGCGTTCTCGGCCGTCGAGGAGGCCTTGGCGCGCGGCGCGCGGGCCGGGGCCTTCGCCCTGGACATCGACTCGAAACGGCCGTCACTGCGCCTAGTGGCGGCCGTGGCCACGCTCAGGGGCAGGCTTTTCGGCCTGCCCTACGGCGACCAGGCCTGTTTCCTGCGGCGCGAGGATTTCGCGCGCCTCGGCGGCTTCGCCGAGCTGCCCCTGATGGAGGACGTGGAGTTCGCGCGGCGCCTTTCGCGCGCGGGCATGCGGCCGCGCATCCTGCCCTGCGCGGTCCTCACCTCGGCCCGCCGCTGGGAACGGCAGGGCGCGCTCTGGTGCACCCTGCGCAACTGGCTCCTGGTGGCGCTCTATTCACTCGGCGTGCCGCCCGCGCGGCTGGCCCGCTTCTACGGAGCCATGGGCGGAAACACGGGAGAGAAACGATCATGA
- a CDS encoding low specificity L-threonine aldolase has protein sequence MNDLKSFASDNVTGVHPRIMQAIAEANQGPAKPYGQDPWTARADELLRREFGQDIDPYFVFLGTAANVLSLAAMLRPYKAVLCADSAHINVDECGAPERFSGARLLTVPSRNGKVAPEDFRRYLYDLGVEHHSQPAVISITQCTEYGTLYSPDEITALADFAHEHGLYLHMDGARLANACAALNLTPRQLTADCGVDTLSFGGTKNGLMFGEAVILFRKELGEDFRYQRKQAMQLYSKMRFIAAQFSALLEDGLWLENARHANAMTALLAERAAAVPGVRLTRPVQTNHVFATLPRKAAEKLQQDWHFYTWREDPFEVRWMTSFDTEEKDVIAFTDALAEACKDCQA, from the coding sequence ATGAACGATCTCAAGAGCTTCGCCAGCGACAACGTCACCGGGGTCCATCCCCGCATCATGCAGGCCATCGCCGAGGCCAACCAGGGCCCGGCAAAACCCTACGGCCAGGACCCCTGGACCGCGCGGGCCGACGAGCTGCTGCGCCGCGAGTTCGGCCAGGACATCGACCCCTACTTCGTCTTCCTGGGCACCGCGGCCAACGTCCTCTCCCTGGCCGCCATGCTGCGGCCCTACAAGGCCGTTCTCTGCGCGGACAGCGCCCACATCAACGTGGACGAGTGCGGCGCGCCCGAGCGCTTCTCCGGCGCCCGCCTGCTGACCGTGCCCTCGCGCAACGGCAAGGTCGCGCCCGAGGACTTCCGCCGCTACCTCTACGACCTGGGCGTGGAGCACCACTCCCAGCCCGCCGTCATCTCCATCACTCAGTGCACGGAGTACGGCACCCTCTACTCCCCGGACGAGATCACGGCCCTGGCCGACTTCGCCCACGAGCACGGCCTCTACCTGCACATGGACGGCGCCCGCCTGGCCAACGCCTGCGCCGCGCTGAACCTGACCCCGCGCCAGCTCACCGCGGACTGCGGCGTGGACACCCTGTCCTTCGGCGGCACCAAGAACGGCCTCATGTTCGGCGAGGCCGTCATCCTCTTCCGCAAGGAGCTGGGCGAGGACTTCCGCTACCAGCGCAAGCAGGCCATGCAGCTCTATTCCAAGATGCGCTTCATCGCCGCCCAGTTCTCCGCCCTGCTCGAGGACGGCCTGTGGCTCGAGAACGCGCGCCACGCCAACGCCATGACCGCGCTCCTGGCCGAGCGCGCCGCGGCCGTGCCCGGCGTGCGCCTGACCAGGCCCGTGCAGACCAACCACGTCTTCGCCACCCTGCCCCGCAAGGCCGCCGAGAAGCTGCAGCAGGACTGGCACTTCTACACCTGGCGCGAGGACCCCTTCGAGGTGCGCTGGATGACCTCCTTCGACACCGAGGAGAAGGACGTCATCGCCTTCACCGACGCCCTGGCCGAAGCCTGCAAGGACTGCCAGGCCTGA
- a CDS encoding pyridoxamine 5'-phosphate oxidase family protein gives MRKAHREIKDKQAVVELLHEGQVLHLALNDAGSGAPYVVPLSYAYADGRFYVHCATEGTKLDLMRADPRVGFSVVARYTLVNGPKACNATAHFASVCGTGTARILTDDAERRRGLDALAERLAPAAERDYPDEVLARTCVVEIVPERLIAKRNPSPKD, from the coding sequence ATGCGCAAGGCGCACAGGGAAATCAAGGACAAGCAGGCCGTCGTCGAGCTTCTGCACGAAGGGCAGGTGCTGCATCTGGCGCTGAACGACGCGGGCTCGGGCGCTCCCTACGTGGTGCCGCTCAGCTACGCCTACGCCGACGGCCGCTTCTACGTGCACTGCGCCACCGAGGGCACCAAGCTTGACCTCATGCGCGCCGACCCCCGCGTGGGCTTCTCCGTCGTGGCCCGCTACACCCTGGTGAACGGTCCCAAGGCCTGCAACGCCACGGCCCACTTCGCCTCCGTCTGCGGCACGGGCACCGCCCGCATCCTGACCGACGACGCCGAGCGTCGCCGCGGCCTGGACGCCCTGGCCGAGCGCCTGGCGCCCGCCGCCGAGCGCGACTACCCGGACGAGGTACTGGCCCGCACCTGCGTCGTCGAGATCGTGCCCGAACGGCTGATCGCCAAGCGGAACCCGTCGCCCAAAGACTGA
- a CDS encoding AraC family transcriptional regulator produces MSAERRDARDAARGAQELAHCWRDPALPGLDLLAATYVTHRFVPHVHETYAVGVCLAGAEGFSHQGSEHVLTPGAVATINPDDVHTGEAATPDGWVYRMFYPAPELVARLLGRAPEETPRFAAPLAQDRELALRLARLHGALAALPLDLARASLFCETFSEIFTRHASLPAPRPEPGAPGLARAFALIREAGSAENAGDGAEGGPALEVLAREAGLSPWHFLRSFRRRYGLTPHALLVQRRCAAAARLMRQGLPPAQAAAAAGFTDQSHLTRHFKRIYGITPGVYAG; encoded by the coding sequence GTGAGCGCCGAGCGACGTGACGCACGGGACGCCGCGCGGGGCGCGCAGGAGCTCGCCCACTGCTGGCGCGACCCGGCCCTGCCCGGGCTCGACCTCCTGGCCGCGACCTACGTCACCCACCGCTTCGTGCCCCACGTGCACGAGACCTACGCCGTGGGCGTCTGCCTGGCCGGGGCCGAGGGCTTCTCGCACCAGGGCAGCGAGCACGTGCTGACCCCGGGCGCCGTGGCGACCATCAACCCGGACGACGTGCACACGGGCGAGGCGGCCACGCCGGACGGCTGGGTCTACCGCATGTTCTACCCCGCGCCGGAGCTCGTGGCGCGCCTGCTCGGCCGCGCGCCGGAGGAGACGCCGCGCTTCGCCGCGCCCCTGGCCCAGGACCGGGAGCTGGCCCTGCGCCTGGCCCGGCTGCACGGGGCCCTGGCCGCGCTGCCCCTGGACCTCGCGCGCGCCTCCCTGTTCTGCGAGACCTTCAGCGAGATCTTCACCCGGCACGCGAGCCTGCCCGCGCCCAGGCCCGAGCCCGGCGCGCCCGGGCTGGCCCGCGCCTTCGCCCTGATCCGCGAGGCGGGAAGCGCCGAGAACGCGGGGGACGGGGCGGAAGGCGGCCCGGCCCTGGAGGTTCTGGCGCGCGAGGCCGGGCTCTCGCCCTGGCACTTCCTGCGCAGCTTCCGCCGCCGCTACGGCCTGACGCCCCACGCGCTGCTGGTGCAGCGGCGCTGCGCGGCGGCCGCCCGGCTCATGCGCCAGGGGCTGCCCCCGGCCCAGGCCGCCGCGGCCGCGGGCTTCACGGACCAGAGCCACCTCACCCGCCACTTCAAGCGCATCTACGGCATCACCCCCGGCGTCTACGCAGGGTGA
- a CDS encoding HD-GYP domain-containing protein yields MKNDRGNPAEKVGATIEPGKEKSFFAVSPLMLFPDTSPEFRVYLNQGGKYVLYTREQDSFDDTTRRNLFDLGITKVFVPAEQRGLYDVYLEANLGRILDNSAIPLEQRSQTFYSAATAILEDVFRSRLPEALSKKLFARVMAFVQESVRFLSSEESLKSLAKLISHDYRTFTHSVHVYTYALAMFNSYGLAHEDCVRAGLGAMLHDIGKARVPRSILEEAGPLTEDELAKLRMHPIHGVAMCSMLPLTQESVNVVLFHHERFDGKGYPTGTPGSAIPLPVRIVSVCNVYDNLTTNRPGQRALRPFEALKRMREDMHGAFDVDVYKRLVLVLSGAEIV; encoded by the coding sequence ATGAAGAACGATCGCGGCAACCCGGCCGAAAAGGTCGGCGCGACCATCGAGCCGGGCAAGGAAAAAAGCTTCTTTGCGGTTTCCCCGCTCATGCTCTTCCCGGACACCAGCCCGGAATTCAGGGTCTACCTGAACCAGGGCGGCAAGTACGTCCTCTACACCCGCGAGCAGGACAGCTTCGACGACACCACGCGGCGCAACCTCTTCGACCTCGGCATCACCAAGGTCTTCGTCCCGGCCGAGCAGCGCGGCCTCTACGACGTCTACCTGGAAGCCAACCTGGGCCGCATCCTGGACAACAGCGCCATCCCCCTGGAACAGCGCTCCCAGACCTTCTACAGCGCCGCCACCGCCATCCTGGAAGACGTCTTCCGCTCCCGCCTGCCCGAAGCCCTCTCCAAGAAGCTCTTCGCCCGCGTCATGGCCTTCGTGCAGGAAAGCGTGCGCTTCCTCTCCTCCGAGGAATCCCTCAAAAGCCTGGCCAAGCTCATATCGCACGACTACCGGACCTTCACCCACTCCGTGCACGTCTATACGTACGCCCTGGCCATGTTCAACTCCTACGGCCTGGCCCACGAGGACTGCGTGCGCGCGGGCCTGGGCGCCATGCTGCACGACATCGGCAAGGCCCGCGTGCCCCGCTCCATCCTGGAAGAGGCCGGGCCCCTGACCGAGGACGAGCTGGCCAAGCTGCGCATGCACCCCATCCACGGCGTGGCCATGTGCTCCATGCTCCCCCTCACCCAGGAGAGCGTGAACGTCGTCCTCTTCCACCACGAGCGCTTCGACGGCAAGGGCTACCCCACCGGCACCCCCGGCTCCGCCATCCCCCTGCCCGTGCGCATCGTCTCCGTGTGCAACGTCTACGACAACCTGACCACCAACCGCCCCGGCCAGCGCGCCCTGCGCCCCTTCGAGGCCCTCAAGCGCATGCGCGAGGACATGCACGGCGCCTTCGACGTCGACGTCTACAAGCGCCTCGTCCTCGTCCTCTCCGGGGCGGAGATCGTCTAG